The following proteins come from a genomic window of Hypanus sabinus isolate sHypSab1 chromosome 9, sHypSab1.hap1, whole genome shotgun sequence:
- the LOC132398915 gene encoding P2Y purinoceptor 1-like: MPPNRTADCEIDKIFHYNFLSVTYAIVFLVGFTTNSVVLVCLCLRRRKWVSGNFFVFNLALADLLYVVTLPFFVVYYARHGRWIFGKYACRISRLVFHLNLYGSIGFLTCISVQRYLGIVHPMRMLGRWKTRHSALISLLVWGLVLIQTQVDLYFTKTSADGSKCHDTTINEEVTSYLLYVRVISVTGFLIPFLLILGCYCQIAVVLSRKRSQHTGPKERSRNLAIIIMLLFSVCFAPYHVLRYLNLMSRQLQWKGLCAGNNKSVYLFYQITRGLTSLNSCIDPFIYFVTRDGTVDQMRTFSVKIRGVFGLG; encoded by the exons ATGCCCCCGAACCGTACTGCCGACTGTGAAATCGATAAGATCTTTCATTACAATTTCCTTTCAGTTACATACGCTATTGTGTTCCTGGTGGGTTTCACCACAAATTCCGTGGTGCTGGTCTGTTTGTGTTTGAGGCGGAGGAAATGGGTCAGCGGGAATTTCTTCGTGTTTAACTTGGCCCTTGCGGACCTTCTCTACGTCGTCACCCTGCCGTTCTTTGTGGTGTACTATGCCAGACACGGTCGGTGGATTTTTGGGAAATATGCTTGCCGAATAAGCAGGCTCGTTTTCCACCTGAACTTGTACGGCAGCATCGGATTCCTCACTTGCATCAGCGTCCAGCGTTACCTGGGCATCGTGCATCCTATGAGGATGTTGGGCAGATGGAAGACGCGTCACTCAGCACTCATCAGTCTTCTGGTCTGGGGGCTGGTTCTGATTCAAACCCAGGTGGATTTATATTTTACCAAGACAAGCGCCGATGGTTCAAAGTGCCACGATACTACAATAAACGAGGAAGTAACCTCTTATCTACTGTATGTTAGGGTCATTTCTGTGACTGGGTTTTTGATCCCTTTCCTCCTTATCTTAGGGTGTTACTGTCAGATCGCCGTGGTGCTCAGCAGAAAACGCAGCCAGCACACCGGCCCGAAGGAACGATCCCGGAACCTTGCGATCATTATTATGCTTCTATTTTCGGTTTGTTTTGCCCCTTATCATGTTTTACGATATCTCAATTTGATGTCCAGGCAACTTCAATGGAAAGGTCTCTGTGCCGGAAATAACAAATCGGTTTACTTGTTCTACCAGATTACCAGGGGGCTGACCAGTTTAAACAGCTGCATTGACCCATTCATTTATTTCGTAACCAGGGATGGCACGGTGGATCAAATGAGAACTTTCAGCGTTAAG ATACGAGGAGTATTCGGTCTTGGATGA